Proteins encoded together in one Marinobacter salsuginis window:
- a CDS encoding ExbD/TolR family protein has protein sequence MKTSRKAKRIHRHYGRMHKPGGLNLVSLMDIFTILVFFLMVNSSDVKVMQNTADVPLPKSTAQQEAVESLTVQVTGNAILVQGSEVARLEGIETGDTYISGLSEELSWRRNRWSEIPEEGLEVTIMAGRDTDYRLLRKVMQTCVDEQYRRVRLAVEGEVRNG, from the coding sequence ATGAAAACGTCCCGCAAGGCGAAAAGAATTCATCGGCATTACGGCCGGATGCACAAGCCCGGTGGTCTGAACCTGGTATCGCTGATGGACATCTTCACCATCCTGGTTTTTTTCCTGATGGTGAATTCCTCGGATGTGAAAGTGATGCAGAACACCGCAGATGTGCCATTGCCCAAGTCCACGGCCCAACAGGAGGCTGTTGAGAGCCTGACAGTTCAGGTAACGGGCAATGCCATTCTGGTCCAGGGCAGCGAAGTGGCAAGACTGGAGGGTATCGAGACCGGTGACACCTATATCTCCGGCCTTTCGGAAGAGCTTTCCTGGCGCCGTAATCGCTGGTCCGAAATCCCGGAGGAGGGGCTTGAGGTGACCATTATGGCTGGGCGGGATACCGATTATCGGCTGCTTCGCAAGGTCATGCAGACCTGTGTGGATGAACAATATCGGCGGGTGCGTCTGGCCGTGGAAGGGGAGGTCCGCAATGGCTGA
- a CDS encoding ExbD/TolR family protein → MRRRHRRLSTSPELDITAFLNLMIVLVPVLLLGMVFSQVRMIELNFPGMEAGQTPEPEELRLVVTLIPEGIEIADSSRGLIRVLPVDQQGQDFEGLRAVLRQIKNRVPDKTDVVLEVGPDIDYQTLVTAMDTVRSYPAVVAASVVEGELFPDVSLMDAPEDRQLAANASAQAGEGA, encoded by the coding sequence ATGAGACGCCGTCACCGCAGGTTAAGTACATCGCCGGAACTGGATATCACCGCCTTTCTAAATCTCATGATTGTGTTGGTTCCGGTTTTGCTGCTTGGCATGGTGTTCAGCCAGGTCCGGATGATCGAGCTGAATTTTCCGGGTATGGAAGCAGGGCAGACACCGGAGCCAGAGGAGTTACGGCTTGTTGTTACCCTCATTCCGGAAGGTATCGAGATCGCAGATAGCAGTCGAGGTCTGATCCGGGTGCTTCCCGTGGATCAGCAGGGGCAGGATTTCGAGGGTCTCCGAGCGGTTCTACGCCAGATCAAGAATCGGGTGCCGGATAAAACCGACGTGGTGCTGGAGGTAGGACCGGACATCGATTACCAGACACTGGTTACGGCAATGGATACCGTTCGCTCGTATCCCGCCGTTGTTGCGGCTAGCGTGGTGGAGGGGGAGCTGTTTCCTGATGTCTCTCTGATGGATGCGCCTGAAGACAGACAACTTGCGGCAAACGCCAGTGCCCAAGCAGGAGAGGGGGCATGA
- a CDS encoding MotA/TolQ/ExbB proton channel family protein: MLDTIVRFFQEGGPFMYPIAIVLALGLAITLERFFYLSAMRRRNRIAFEQGILPLLRKRDYQRAMKAATNSDSAIASIIGAGIGRLLSNSRREDIECAMEEGLMEVLPRLEKRTQYLATLANIATLLGLLGTIIGLIAAFTAVAAADPSQKASLLSESISVAMNTTAFGLMSAIPLLMFHAVLQTRTNEIVDSFEMAGVKLLNMVSDSGSTPVAGSAARPSAA, translated from the coding sequence ATGCTGGACACCATCGTACGTTTTTTCCAGGAAGGCGGGCCTTTCATGTACCCCATTGCCATCGTACTGGCGTTGGGGCTGGCCATCACTCTGGAACGGTTCTTCTATCTCTCGGCGATGAGACGGCGCAACCGGATTGCCTTCGAGCAAGGCATCCTGCCGCTACTCAGGAAGCGGGATTATCAGCGGGCCATGAAAGCGGCCACTAATTCCGATAGTGCGATTGCCTCGATCATCGGCGCCGGGATCGGCCGGTTGCTTAGCAACAGCCGGCGAGAGGATATTGAATGCGCCATGGAAGAAGGCTTGATGGAAGTACTGCCGCGCCTGGAGAAACGCACCCAATACCTGGCGACCCTTGCCAATATCGCCACTCTGCTTGGCCTGCTGGGAACCATTATTGGTCTTATTGCGGCGTTTACCGCAGTGGCTGCGGCAGACCCTTCCCAGAAAGCCAGCTTGCTGTCCGAGAGTATTTCAGTGGCCATGAATACCACAGCCTTCGGTCTGATGTCGGCTATCCCTCTGCTCATGTTCCATGCAGTACTGCAAACACGGACCAATGAGATTGTGGACAGTTTCGAGATGGCCGGCGTGAAGTTGCTTAACATGGTCTCTGATTCTGGTTCGACCCCTGTTGCGGGCAGTGCCGCCCGGCCATCCGCTGCCTGA
- a CDS encoding tetratricopeptide repeat protein: MAFNPFPKTALRSVLLLLLVLGGCAGQEIRQPEESVKTDPELAAKFEKEGRTAFEEGRKGTAVKAWKKAVELDPTNAVTVNNLALVLKDQHRFAEAAKLLKAGLVHSPDVAELHFNLAVIAELYLLDLETALVHYSRYRELTEEDDQQVAGWIADLERRLE, from the coding sequence ATGGCGTTTAATCCATTTCCTAAAACAGCACTGCGCTCAGTACTCCTTTTGCTCTTGGTGCTGGGTGGTTGTGCCGGTCAGGAAATCCGGCAGCCCGAGGAATCCGTCAAGACGGATCCGGAACTGGCCGCAAAGTTTGAAAAAGAAGGTCGCACGGCTTTCGAAGAGGGCCGGAAAGGGACGGCTGTAAAGGCCTGGAAAAAAGCCGTGGAGTTGGACCCGACCAACGCTGTAACCGTGAACAATCTGGCGCTCGTGCTCAAGGACCAGCACCGGTTCGCAGAAGCGGCCAAGTTGTTGAAAGCAGGCCTCGTCCATTCACCAGATGTGGCGGAGCTGCATTTCAATTTGGCGGTAATCGCTGAACTCTATCTGCTGGATCTGGAAACAGCCCTTGTGCATTACAGCCGTTACCGGGAGCTGACGGAAGAAGACGACCAACAAGTGGCCGGCTGGATTGCGGATCTGGAACGGAGGCTGGAATAA
- a CDS encoding tetratricopeptide repeat protein produces the protein MIRPIQSLCLSLLLVAPAMAQESFRVELGRDGETIGDMRPVFLTFESRPMPAISPSEVARRYHRLFRTSDEPEVRIDALNRLSNIRDRSGEDIGFSPAEEERVYSEAISSYESILERGSYGGRLDELLYQMAKAHALTGQQDASIQRLKQLIGLYPQSPLVPEARFRLAESAFAAGQYAEAENGYRHLVTSDDSEEFSTTARYMLGWSQFKQGPSAWNRAAATFVEVLDEFLPQEQSLESVSESSVDTIDDTFRVLALMAARNSGPDTLISWLDRERPRPWEHLLFDRLADYYAILGDTRGSVAANTAFIEYSPNHNSVPAFLLQVVDVWQTAGDVEQVRAARARFVETYGAESAFAELSGDQSDKWRSYSKRLADYHYDLGGRAAEQGQVAASGKAFAIAAAYYEGLSPRVAQSGEILRLAGDARLQAGQFAKALVNFRKAAYEAPGYNEAADAAWAAVILLRDGVDQKLPTAEFRPELQDLSNEANRFEKRFADDARISGLMADLGSRWLAVGNHERALHYASQVLTAAGASPAEQYTAWQVTARIRQKEGEYGLAERAWNQALDLAEGDQLEDVTDEQRAAVRRQLATAVYRQGEMAAARGRFREAVGHFRRVDSVLPGSEIAIRARYDAANTLLKASDWAAAVADLQEFRADHPQHELAAGISDKLVHAWIQSDKPTRAASELLQAADNSANPWGLRMRAAELLNEAGNIAERNALYVDYLATGPEAADGSEHERLQTFRYRLVETGDDPDSWREALVQAELDSAWHSADTLEWSSRASLVLGARAAAVFTSISLSQPLEQSLDRKQKALEAARQRFLDAEALGGARVLSESLFRRAELYRGLAKDLMTSTIPSDLNELEAMQYQMLLEEEAYPFEEKAIQLHTENHRRIASEGYDAWIGRSLGVLAELHPGRYERSVKWLSWNMRSKDGV, from the coding sequence ATGATCCGGCCGATCCAGAGCCTCTGTCTCTCCCTGCTTCTGGTTGCGCCGGCTATGGCTCAGGAGTCCTTCCGTGTGGAGCTGGGCAGGGACGGCGAGACCATCGGGGATATGCGTCCGGTTTTCCTGACCTTTGAAAGCCGGCCCATGCCGGCTATCTCGCCCTCGGAAGTTGCCCGGCGTTATCACCGCCTGTTCCGGACATCTGACGAACCGGAGGTGAGGATTGATGCCCTTAACCGTCTGAGCAATATCCGGGATCGTTCAGGTGAAGATATCGGGTTCTCTCCGGCTGAAGAGGAAAGGGTCTACAGCGAGGCAATCAGCAGTTACGAGTCGATTCTGGAGCGCGGCTCCTATGGTGGCCGGCTGGATGAACTGCTTTACCAGATGGCCAAGGCCCATGCCCTGACAGGACAACAGGATGCGTCTATCCAGAGGCTGAAACAGCTGATCGGGCTATACCCTCAATCGCCTCTGGTACCGGAGGCAAGGTTCCGATTGGCAGAATCCGCCTTTGCCGCTGGCCAATACGCCGAGGCAGAAAACGGCTACCGGCACCTGGTTACATCTGATGACAGCGAAGAGTTCAGCACAACGGCCAGATACATGCTTGGTTGGAGCCAGTTCAAGCAGGGGCCGTCTGCCTGGAACAGGGCTGCCGCAACCTTCGTTGAGGTTCTGGATGAGTTTTTGCCGCAGGAACAGAGCCTGGAGTCGGTCAGTGAGTCCAGCGTTGATACCATCGACGATACCTTTCGTGTCCTGGCATTGATGGCCGCACGAAACAGTGGCCCGGACACCCTGATTTCCTGGCTGGATAGAGAACGGCCGCGTCCCTGGGAGCATCTTCTGTTTGACCGCCTCGCTGACTATTACGCCATCCTTGGAGACACCCGGGGCAGTGTCGCAGCCAACACGGCCTTCATTGAGTATTCTCCCAATCACAACTCGGTTCCAGCCTTCCTGTTGCAGGTGGTGGATGTCTGGCAGACAGCCGGTGACGTTGAGCAGGTTCGCGCTGCCCGGGCTCGATTCGTTGAGACTTATGGGGCGGAATCGGCCTTTGCTGAGCTGAGTGGGGACCAGAGCGACAAATGGCGGAGTTACAGCAAGCGCCTGGCCGACTATCACTATGACCTGGGTGGCCGCGCGGCGGAACAGGGGCAGGTTGCAGCTTCCGGTAAGGCCTTTGCAATTGCCGCTGCCTACTATGAAGGACTGTCGCCCAGGGTAGCTCAGAGTGGAGAGATCCTGCGCCTAGCCGGAGATGCTCGACTTCAGGCAGGGCAGTTTGCGAAGGCGCTGGTGAACTTTCGAAAGGCTGCCTACGAAGCGCCCGGTTACAACGAGGCGGCTGATGCTGCCTGGGCCGCAGTCATCCTGTTAAGAGATGGTGTCGACCAAAAGCTCCCGACTGCTGAATTCAGGCCCGAACTGCAGGATCTATCAAACGAGGCCAATCGCTTTGAAAAGCGTTTCGCCGATGATGCCCGGATTTCAGGCCTCATGGCGGATCTGGGCTCCCGCTGGCTTGCAGTAGGCAACCATGAGCGGGCACTGCATTACGCGTCGCAGGTTCTCACGGCAGCCGGGGCATCGCCGGCGGAGCAATATACAGCCTGGCAGGTGACGGCCCGGATTCGCCAGAAGGAAGGTGAGTATGGGTTGGCAGAGCGGGCCTGGAATCAGGCGCTGGATCTTGCGGAGGGCGATCAGCTAGAAGATGTGACCGACGAACAGCGGGCGGCCGTTCGCCGGCAACTGGCGACGGCGGTCTATCGCCAGGGAGAGATGGCAGCCGCTCGCGGCAGGTTCAGAGAGGCTGTAGGTCACTTCCGGCGGGTTGATTCAGTGTTACCCGGCTCGGAAATCGCCATTCGGGCACGGTACGACGCCGCCAATACCTTGCTGAAGGCATCAGACTGGGCAGCCGCTGTGGCGGACCTGCAGGAGTTTCGTGCCGACCACCCGCAACACGAACTGGCTGCGGGTATCAGTGACAAGCTGGTACATGCCTGGATTCAGTCCGATAAACCAACCCGGGCTGCATCAGAATTACTTCAGGCCGCTGACAATAGCGCCAACCCCTGGGGCCTGCGGATGCGCGCCGCAGAATTGCTGAATGAGGCCGGAAATATTGCCGAACGGAATGCCCTGTACGTGGATTACCTTGCAACGGGTCCGGAAGCTGCCGACGGATCTGAGCATGAGCGGCTTCAGACATTCCGTTATCGCCTGGTAGAGACGGGTGACGATCCGGACTCCTGGCGGGAAGCCCTGGTTCAGGCAGAGCTGGACAGTGCCTGGCACAGTGCAGACACACTTGAGTGGTCATCCCGTGCATCCCTGGTGCTTGGCGCCCGGGCAGCAGCGGTGTTCACCAGTATCAGCCTGAGCCAGCCTCTGGAACAATCATTGGACCGCAAACAGAAGGCCCTGGAAGCGGCCAGACAGCGATTTCTCGATGCCGAAGCCCTCGGTGGAGCGCGCGTTCTGTCTGAGTCTTTGTTCCGCAGGGCAGAGCTCTACCGGGGCCTGGCCAAAGACCTGATGACCTCAACCATCCCTTCGGACCTGAATGAGCTTGAGGCCATGCAGTACCAGATGTTGCTGGAAGAGGAGGCTTACCCTTTCGAAGAAAAGGCGATTCAACTGCACACCGAAAACCACCGCCGGATCGCATCGGAAGGCTACGATGCCTGGATCGGGCGAAGCCTTGGCGTTCTTGCGGAACTGCATCCGGGCCGTTACGAGCGAAGCGTCAAATGGCTCAGTTGGAACATGAGGTCGAAAGATGGCGTTTAA
- a CDS encoding AraC family transcriptional regulator produces MFGTQQTQRRRIAHRRVVAIGSVILALLTAPAIPEAGLDEELERLSAEVASHSERVFALEQKVLHPANTRLAVFLTLQSRDALDLDSVELFVNGQPVASHLYSDRERASLERGGIQQLFTGNLQNGEHELKTVITARSADDDFVRRESTHRFRKRPGVLRLQLSLEARAPDYEPRVSFVEWE; encoded by the coding sequence ATGTTCGGCACACAACAAACACAAAGGCGCCGGATAGCACATCGAAGGGTAGTGGCCATCGGATCCGTTATTCTTGCATTGCTGACCGCTCCAGCAATACCAGAGGCCGGGCTTGATGAAGAGCTCGAACGCCTGAGCGCCGAGGTCGCCAGTCACTCCGAGCGCGTGTTTGCCCTCGAACAAAAGGTGCTGCACCCAGCCAATACCCGGCTGGCAGTTTTTCTGACACTTCAAAGCCGGGATGCCCTCGATCTCGATTCCGTCGAGCTGTTTGTGAATGGCCAGCCAGTGGCCTCCCACCTGTATTCCGACAGAGAGCGGGCTTCACTTGAACGGGGCGGAATACAGCAGTTGTTCACCGGGAATCTGCAAAACGGCGAGCATGAGTTGAAAACGGTCATTACCGCTCGCTCTGCCGACGATGATTTTGTGCGTCGGGAATCCACGCACCGGTTCAGAAAACGCCCCGGCGTTCTGCGTCTGCAATTGAGCCTTGAAGCCCGGGCTCCCGATTACGAACCCCGGGTTTCTTTCGTGGAGTGGGAGTAG
- a CDS encoding vWA domain-containing protein yields MLIDFFLEVRRARVPASLREFLDLLEALQKRLAFADMEEFYYLSRLCLVKDERHFDKFDRAFQAYFEGIENLDDLLEALIPDDWLRAEFEKHLSEEEKAKIDSLGGLEELIETFKKRMEEQQERHAGGNKWIGTGGTSPFGANGYNPEGFRIGQKNGRHGRAVKVWEKREFKDLDDSVTLGIRNIKVALRRLRKFARQGAADQLDMDDTIRSTARNAGYLDLKMVPERHNAVKVLIFFDVGGSMDPHVRVCEELFSAARLEFKHMEYFYFHNFIYESVWKNNIRRMNETTSTWDILHKYTPDYKVIFVGDATMAPYEISHPGGSIEHWNEEAGATWFQRITEHFRKVVWINPLPESYWGNGGSLGMTKQLVNDHMYPLTVEGLESAMKQLSK; encoded by the coding sequence ATGTTGATTGATTTTTTTCTTGAAGTCCGGCGCGCGAGAGTGCCTGCCAGCCTGAGAGAGTTTCTGGACCTTCTGGAAGCCCTGCAGAAACGGCTTGCCTTTGCGGATATGGAGGAGTTCTATTACCTGTCCCGTCTTTGCCTCGTCAAGGACGAGCGCCACTTCGACAAGTTTGACCGCGCGTTCCAGGCTTACTTTGAAGGAATCGAGAATCTCGACGACCTGCTTGAAGCCCTGATTCCGGACGACTGGTTGCGGGCCGAGTTCGAGAAGCACCTGTCTGAGGAAGAGAAGGCAAAGATCGATTCTCTCGGAGGCCTGGAGGAGCTGATTGAGACCTTCAAAAAGCGGATGGAGGAGCAGCAGGAGCGTCACGCTGGCGGGAACAAATGGATCGGTACCGGCGGTACTTCACCCTTTGGAGCTAACGGTTACAACCCGGAGGGGTTCCGGATCGGCCAGAAGAATGGTCGTCACGGCAGGGCCGTGAAAGTCTGGGAAAAGCGCGAATTCAAGGATCTCGACGACAGCGTGACCCTGGGCATCCGCAACATCAAGGTGGCGCTGCGCCGACTGCGGAAGTTCGCCCGCCAGGGCGCGGCGGACCAGCTGGATATGGATGACACCATCCGTTCGACTGCTCGCAATGCCGGCTATCTGGACCTGAAAATGGTGCCCGAACGACACAATGCGGTGAAGGTGCTGATCTTCTTTGATGTCGGCGGTTCCATGGACCCCCACGTCCGAGTGTGCGAGGAACTGTTTTCTGCTGCCCGGCTAGAGTTCAAGCATATGGAATATTTTTACTTCCACAATTTCATCTATGAGAGTGTCTGGAAGAACAATATCCGCCGCATGAACGAAACCACCAGCACCTGGGACATCCTTCACAAGTACACGCCCGACTACAAGGTGATCTTTGTGGGTGACGCAACGATGGCTCCCTACGAGATCTCCCACCCCGGTGGCTCCATCGAGCACTGGAATGAGGAAGCGGGCGCCACGTGGTTCCAGCGCATCACCGAACATTTCCGGAAGGTTGTGTGGATTAATCCGCTCCCGGAGAGTTATTGGGGCAATGGGGGATCGTTGGGAATGACGAAGCAACTCGTTAACGACCACATGTACCCGCTAACGGTTGAAGGCCTCGAATCGGCCATGAAGCAACTGAGTAAATAA
- a CDS encoding AAA family ATPase: protein MKFTGTEKYVATDDLQMAVNAAIALQRPLLIKGEPGTGKTLLAEEMAAGLGMKLIPWHIKSTTKAQQGLYEYDAVSRLRDSQLGDEKVKDISNYIVKGKLWEAFEADEQVVLLIDEIDKADIEFPNDLLLELDRMEFFVYETQQSVKAKKRPIVVITSNNEKELPDAFLRRCFFHYISFPDHDTMQNIVDVHFPGLQQEIVRDALEVFFDVRKVPGLKKKPSTSELIDWLKLLMADELSAKMLQEKDTSSALPPLYGALVKNEQDVHLLQKLAFMARRRS from the coding sequence ATGAAGTTTACCGGTACCGAAAAGTACGTAGCCACCGATGACCTGCAAATGGCCGTCAACGCAGCAATTGCGCTTCAGCGCCCGCTGTTGATCAAAGGCGAGCCGGGCACCGGGAAAACCCTGCTGGCGGAGGAAATGGCCGCCGGCCTGGGCATGAAGCTTATTCCCTGGCACATCAAGTCCACCACCAAGGCACAGCAGGGTCTCTACGAATACGATGCGGTTTCCCGTCTGCGGGATTCCCAGCTGGGCGATGAAAAGGTCAAGGACATCAGCAACTACATCGTCAAGGGCAAGCTCTGGGAGGCCTTCGAGGCGGACGAGCAGGTGGTGCTGCTGATCGACGAGATTGACAAGGCCGATATCGAATTCCCCAATGACTTGTTGCTGGAACTCGACCGGATGGAGTTCTTCGTCTACGAGACCCAGCAGTCCGTAAAGGCAAAGAAGCGTCCGATCGTGGTGATCACCAGTAACAACGAGAAGGAATTGCCGGATGCCTTCCTGCGCCGGTGTTTCTTCCACTACATCAGCTTCCCGGACCACGACACCATGCAGAATATCGTGGACGTACATTTCCCGGGCTTGCAGCAGGAAATCGTTCGCGATGCCCTGGAGGTTTTCTTTGATGTGCGTAAGGTGCCGGGCCTGAAGAAGAAACCGTCTACCTCGGAGCTGATTGACTGGCTGAAACTGCTGATGGCGGATGAGCTGTCTGCGAAAATGTTGCAGGAGAAGGATACCAGCTCGGCGCTGCCACCGCTTTACGGGGCCCTGGTGAAGAACGAGCAGGATGTGCACCTGCTGCAGAAGCTCGCTTTCATGGCCCGTCGTCGCAGCTGA
- a CDS encoding VWA domain-containing protein: protein MTSRWLGLFAAFLALSLSGGLGAQESDDVQLPEQSDVRIIVDISGSMKETDPENLRQPAVRLLARLLPEGASAGVWTFGQYVNMLVPHQEVTDTWRDMAIQRSAQINSVALRTNLGAAIETASDDYFTDGDLGQTHFILLTDGKVDISDDAAANTAEEKRILDTIVTDLIERGATFHPVALSEAADTDFLKALATESGGRFQVADTADALNLAFLQALNTAVPQEQIPIEGNGFTVDEGVSEFTALIFWGESETSATRELALVRPDEQTVNLSEFPDNVRWAREAGYDLITVNEPLAGQWRINGELGEGSRVTVVSDLRMVVNPLPPSFTAEDPLNIRVGFFEEGERISNSDFLGVIEVSLSITSEDGRSGTKVLSGEQPPADGTYRDTVSRLPAAGLYTFDVVADGQTFSRKFSATVGFTVPEGTEPADQPFEQVEPEVIESEPASEQSEPEPPVSEPEQSEPEPAISSPIDVSQAEEPVTPPAQEPEPAPEQSEDTETAFAVPLWMVAAAGGGVVLIGGLVWFAFRQRKQRQQEQAEAAAERETLEDLQEEPQPEPEEITEPEPEPEASVDLEESLQPDEDAETEEIPEVTEEAPEDDMSELEAVIDEHEATLKAEDEALSESGMESADDLEEDIPVADTPVEEEPAETDEDIPELEDVADPSDADEPEEDDEEEFGLEDFDLSEFDDLPDYDQDESGLPEDDSKKKPDQKDQKK, encoded by the coding sequence ATGACATCGAGATGGTTGGGCCTGTTCGCGGCTTTTCTCGCGCTCAGCTTGTCTGGCGGGCTTGGCGCCCAGGAGAGCGACGACGTTCAACTGCCAGAACAGTCGGACGTGCGGATCATTGTCGATATCTCGGGTTCCATGAAAGAGACCGATCCGGAGAATCTGCGTCAACCTGCCGTTCGTTTGCTCGCCCGGCTGTTGCCAGAGGGAGCCAGTGCCGGTGTCTGGACGTTCGGACAGTACGTCAACATGCTGGTGCCGCACCAGGAGGTGACCGATACCTGGCGGGATATGGCCATCCAGCGTTCCGCGCAGATCAATTCCGTTGCCCTCAGAACCAACCTTGGCGCGGCTATTGAGACGGCAAGCGATGACTATTTCACGGATGGCGATCTGGGGCAGACCCACTTTATCCTGCTAACTGATGGCAAGGTCGATATCTCCGACGATGCCGCCGCCAATACGGCAGAAGAAAAACGGATTCTGGACACGATTGTGACGGATCTCATCGAGCGGGGCGCCACGTTTCACCCTGTAGCCCTGTCAGAGGCTGCCGATACTGACTTTCTGAAGGCGTTGGCGACGGAATCCGGTGGCCGTTTCCAGGTGGCCGATACGGCGGATGCACTGAACCTGGCGTTTCTCCAGGCCCTGAACACCGCGGTACCCCAGGAGCAGATTCCGATTGAGGGCAACGGTTTCACTGTAGACGAGGGAGTCAGTGAATTTACCGCCCTGATTTTCTGGGGCGAGTCCGAGACCTCGGCAACACGGGAGCTTGCCCTGGTGCGCCCGGATGAACAGACCGTCAATCTTTCTGAATTTCCCGATAATGTCCGCTGGGCCAGGGAAGCGGGCTATGACCTGATCACGGTCAATGAGCCGTTGGCCGGGCAATGGCGTATCAATGGCGAGTTGGGCGAGGGCAGCCGGGTAACGGTGGTCAGCGATCTCAGGATGGTGGTTAATCCACTACCACCGTCGTTTACCGCAGAGGACCCGCTGAACATCCGGGTTGGTTTTTTCGAGGAAGGGGAGAGAATCAGCAATTCTGATTTTCTGGGTGTGATTGAGGTCAGCCTCAGTATCACCTCGGAAGATGGCCGCAGCGGAACCAAAGTATTGTCTGGTGAGCAGCCACCGGCAGATGGCACCTATCGGGATACGGTGAGTCGATTGCCAGCTGCTGGCCTCTATACCTTTGATGTCGTTGCCGACGGCCAGACCTTCAGCCGCAAGTTCAGTGCGACTGTCGGCTTCACAGTGCCTGAAGGGACGGAACCTGCCGATCAGCCATTTGAACAGGTGGAGCCCGAGGTAATTGAATCGGAGCCCGCCTCCGAGCAATCTGAGCCGGAGCCGCCCGTATCCGAGCCCGAGCAATCCGAGCCTGAACCTGCGATATCATCGCCCATCGATGTAAGCCAGGCAGAGGAGCCGGTGACGCCGCCGGCACAGGAGCCTGAGCCGGCGCCTGAGCAGTCGGAAGATACGGAAACCGCCTTTGCAGTACCCTTGTGGATGGTCGCAGCAGCTGGCGGTGGTGTGGTTCTGATCGGCGGCCTGGTGTGGTTTGCATTTCGACAGCGGAAGCAACGCCAGCAGGAGCAGGCAGAGGCCGCCGCAGAACGAGAAACGCTTGAGGACCTGCAGGAGGAGCCCCAACCAGAGCCTGAGGAGATAACTGAGCCGGAACCCGAGCCAGAAGCTAGCGTCGATCTGGAGGAGAGCCTTCAGCCGGACGAGGATGCCGAGACCGAGGAGATTCCGGAGGTCACCGAGGAGGCGCCAGAAGATGATATGTCCGAGCTGGAAGCCGTGATTGATGAGCATGAGGCCACTCTGAAAGCGGAAGATGAAGCGCTTTCTGAATCCGGGATGGAATCGGCCGATGACCTGGAAGAGGACATCCCGGTGGCCGATACGCCGGTGGAAGAAGAGCCTGCAGAGACGGATGAGGATATCCCTGAGTTAGAGGATGTCGCCGATCCCTCCGACGCTGATGAGCCGGAAGAAGATGACGAGGAAGAGTTCGGGCTTGAGGATTTCGATTTGTCCGAGTTCGACGATTTACCCGATTATGATCAGGATGAGTCCGGATTGCCCGAAGACGATTCAAAGAAAAAGCCTGATCAGAAAGACCAGAAAAAGTAA
- a CDS encoding YcgN family cysteine cluster protein encodes MIAQVPFWQRKRLNEMTAQEWESLCDGCGKCCLNKLEDEDTGEVYHTDLVCRYMDEETCQCTVYEERLKKVPGCTVLTPDTVSDYHWLPYTCAYRTLAEDRPLADWHPLRSGDPGSVHEAGVSIRHKVISEDRVPEEDWEEHIIHWIL; translated from the coding sequence ATGATTGCCCAGGTGCCGTTCTGGCAGCGTAAACGCCTGAATGAGATGACGGCGCAGGAATGGGAGTCTCTCTGTGACGGTTGCGGCAAGTGTTGCCTCAACAAACTGGAAGACGAGGACACCGGTGAGGTTTACCACACCGACCTTGTCTGCCGTTACATGGACGAGGAAACGTGCCAGTGCACCGTTTATGAAGAACGGCTAAAGAAAGTGCCGGGCTGCACAGTGCTGACACCGGATACCGTCAGCGACTACCATTGGTTGCCATATACCTGCGCCTACCGAACGTTGGCTGAAGACCGGCCGCTGGCCGACTGGCATCCTCTGCGAAGCGGGGATCCGGGCTCCGTACACGAGGCAGGTGTTTCGATTCGCCACAAGGTCATCTCAGAGGACCGCGTGCCGGAAGAAGACTGGGAAGAACACATCATTCACTGGATCCTGTAA
- a CDS encoding YcgL domain-containing protein codes for MKEREFVSVFRSSKKNDTYLFVRRGQNWEDLPESLRGIFGQPVHSMDLVLTPDRKLARTTGKQVLEAIDEKDFFLQMPEEQESYVVDFKRKLEQRNP; via the coding sequence ATGAAAGAGCGAGAGTTCGTTTCCGTTTTCCGCAGCAGCAAGAAGAACGACACCTACCTTTTCGTTCGCCGCGGCCAGAACTGGGAGGATCTTCCCGAGAGCCTCCGGGGTATCTTCGGGCAGCCGGTCCACTCCATGGACCTCGTGCTGACACCCGACCGTAAGCTGGCACGAACCACTGGAAAGCAGGTTCTGGAAGCGATCGACGAGAAGGACTTTTTTCTGCAGATGCCGGAAGAGCAGGAAAGCTATGTGGTGGACTTCAAGCGTAAGCTGGAGCAGCGCAATCCATGA